The Fusarium graminearum PH-1 chromosome 2, whole genome shotgun sequence genome includes a region encoding these proteins:
- a CDS encoding isovaleryl-CoA dehydrogenase: MASVRTLRSLARPVVARQWRPAVTLPAIQSRLHSSKHPKGFEAPSNEELDGLRERVQEFTRREITEEVAAKTDKTNAFPAEMWQKLGEAGFLGITADEDVGGLAMGYQAHIIVMEELSRASGSIGLSYAAHSQLCVNQLQLNGSPEQKQKYLPGLIAGTSVGALAMSESGAGSDVVSMRTTAKAVDGGYVLNGSKMWITNGPDADFIVVYAKTEPEKNSKGITAFIVDTKTEGFSCARKLDKMGMRGSNTGELMFDGVFVPTENILGKVNGGVRVLMEGLDLERLVLSAGPLGIMQAALDVTLPFTHQRKQFGQPIAHNQLLQGKLADMYTKLQASRCYTYATAKAVDENGLIRTQDCAGAILYAAERATECTLDCIQLLGGMGYVEEMPASRLLRDAKLYEIGAGTSEIRRMVIGRAFNKEYAQA, from the exons ATGGCAAGCGTACGAACCCTCAGATCATTGGCGCGCCCCGTCGTTGCCCGTCAATGGCGTCCAGCTGTAACTCTCCCCGCTATCCAGTCACGATTGCATTCATCCAAGCACCCCAAGGGCTTCGAGGCCCCTTCAaatgaagagcttgatgggTTGAGAGAGCGAGTGCAAGAATTCACGCGCCGCGAAATCACAGAAGAGGTGGCGgcaaagacagacaagacaaatgCCTTCCCAGCAGAGATGTGGCAAAAACTGGGTGAAGCTGGTTTCCTCGGTATCACAGCGGATGAGGACGTAGGAGGTCTCGCCATGGGCTACCAGGCGCACATTATCGTCATGGAGGAGCTATCACGAGCCTCTGGATCTATTGGCCTCAGCTACGCAGCACATTCACAGCTGTGCGTCAACCAGCTACAGCTCAACGGTTCACCcgagcagaagcagaagtaTCTACCAGGTCTCATTGCAGGCACAAGTGTCGGCGCGCTGGCCATGTCTGAGTCCGGCGCGGGAAGCGACGTTGTCAGCATGcgaacaacagcaaaggCCGTGGATGGTGGATATGTCCTGAACGGATCCAAGATGTGGATCACCAACGGACCTGACGCCGACTTTATCGTGGTCTACGCAAAGACAGAACCAGAGAAGAACTCAAAGGGCATCACTGCCTTTATCGTGGACACGAAAACCGAGGGTTTCAGCTGTGCTCGCAAGCTCGATAAGATGGGCATGCGTGGTAGCAACACCGGCGAGCTCATGTTCGATGGTGTCTTTGTTCCCACAGAGAACATCCTCGGCAAGGTTAACGGAGGCGTGAGAGTGCTGATGGAGGGTCTTGACTTAGAGCGCCTAGTCCTGAGCGCTGGACCTCTGGGCATCATGCAAGCCGCACTCGACGTTACCCTGCCCTTCACACACCAGCGCAAGCAGTTTGGTCAACCCATTGCGCACAACCAGCTCCTTCAGGGCAAGCTGGCAGACATGTACACCAAGCTTCAGGCTTCCCGTTGCTACACCTACGCAACAGCTAAGGCGGTGGATGAGAACGGCTTAATCCGCACCCAGGACTGCGCGGGAGCTATCTTGTATGCCGCAGAGCGAGCGACCGAGTGCACACTTGATTGCATTCAACTTCTGGGTGGAATGGGATATGTTGAGGAGATGCCTGCATCAAGATTACTTCGAGA TGCTAAGCTATATGAGATTGGAGCCGGTACTTCCGAGATCAGACGTATGGTCATTGGAAGAGCCTTTAACAAGGAGTACGCGCAAGCATGA